In one Cellulomonas sp. JZ18 genomic region, the following are encoded:
- a CDS encoding ABC transporter permease, whose translation MSAPEVYEVPQPPVDAGDGLAEDRRAGESLWRVALRRLVRNPGAVVGAVIVVAFVLVALLAPVLAPYAAGELPGRAEVRPTFIPGPSGDHPLGLDRYGADVLSQLIWGARASLLIGVLSTLLGLAGGMVVGLLAGAFGGWVDSVAMRFVDLMLAVPSLLLAVSIAAVAGQTPSSVVIAIGVVQVPVFARLLRGSMLAQRGSDYVLAARSLGLSRRTVTMSHVLPNSVSPVIVQATLLLATAVIEAAALSFLGLGGGSPTTAEWGRMLVAAQNELEIAPRLALLPGICISVTALGFTLFGEALREALDPRSRRR comes from the coding sequence ATGAGCGCACCCGAGGTGTACGAGGTCCCGCAGCCGCCGGTGGACGCCGGCGACGGGCTCGCGGAGGACCGCCGCGCGGGGGAGTCGCTGTGGCGCGTCGCGCTGCGCCGGCTGGTCCGCAACCCCGGCGCCGTGGTCGGCGCCGTCATCGTCGTGGCGTTCGTGCTCGTCGCGCTGCTGGCCCCGGTGCTGGCGCCCTACGCGGCGGGCGAGCTGCCCGGCCGCGCCGAGGTGCGGCCGACGTTCATCCCCGGCCCGTCCGGCGACCACCCGCTCGGGCTGGACCGCTACGGCGCGGACGTGCTGTCCCAGCTCATCTGGGGCGCGCGGGCGTCGCTGCTCATCGGCGTGCTGTCGACGCTGCTGGGCCTCGCGGGTGGCATGGTCGTCGGCCTCCTGGCGGGCGCGTTCGGCGGCTGGGTCGACTCGGTCGCGATGCGGTTCGTGGACCTCATGCTCGCCGTGCCGAGCCTGCTGCTGGCGGTGTCGATCGCCGCCGTGGCGGGGCAGACGCCGTCCTCGGTCGTCATCGCGATCGGCGTCGTGCAGGTACCGGTGTTCGCGCGGCTGCTGCGTGGCTCGATGCTCGCCCAGCGGGGGTCGGACTACGTGCTGGCCGCCCGCTCGCTCGGCCTGTCCCGCCGGACGGTCACGATGAGCCACGTCCTGCCCAACAGCGTCTCGCCCGTCATCGTCCAGGCCACGCTGCTCCTGGCCACCGCCGTGATCGAGGCCGCCGCGCTGTCGTTCCTCGGTCTGGGCGGCGGCTCCCCGACGACCGCGGAGTGGGGCCGCATGCTCGTCGCCGCGCAGAACGAGCTCGAGATCGCCCCGCGGCTCGCGCTGCTGCCCGGCATCTGCATCTCGGTGACCGCCCTCGGCTTCACCCTGTTCGGCGAGGCGCTGCGCGAGGCCCTCGACCCGCGCTCGAGGAGGCGCTGA
- the uvrB gene encoding excinuclease ABC subunit UvrB — translation MRPVTDLQRTVAPFEVVSEYTPSGDQPTAIAQLAERIQAGEKDVVLLGATGTGKSATTAWLIEKLQRPTLVLAPNKTLAAQLATEFRELLPNNAVEYFVSYYDYYQPEAYIAQSDTYIEKDSSINEEVERLRHSATSSLLTRRDVVVVASVSCIYGLGTPQEYVDRMVTLNVGDQVDRDQLLRQFVTMQYSRNDMAFTRGTFRVRGDTVEIIPVYEELAIRIEFFGDEIEAIATLHPLTGDVVRSEQQVHVFPATHYVAGPERMERAIASIEAELEERLAELERQNKLLEAQRLQMRTTYDIEMMRQVGSCSGIENYSRHIDGRAPGSAPNTLLDYFPEDFLLVIDESHVTVPQIGAMFEGDMSRKRSLVDHGFRLPSATDNRPLRWEEFVERIGQTVYLSATPGSYELSMADGVVEQIIRPTGLVDPEVVVKPTQGQIDDLLGEIRDRVDRDERVLVTTLTKKMAEDLTDYLLEKDVRVRYLHSEVDTLRRVELLRELRMGQFDVLVGINLLREGLDLPEVSLVAILDADKEGFLRSGTSLIQTIGRAARNVSGQVHMYADRITPAMASAIDETNRRRERQIAYNREHGIDPQPLRKRINDITDLLAREDADTAELLGGAGRQASRGKAPVPGLGSKGGGDDRTRLVGAAAGELADLIQQLTEQMHAAAAELQFELAARLRDEISGLKKELRQMHAATA, via the coding sequence ATGCGTCCCGTGACCGACCTGCAGCGGACCGTCGCGCCGTTCGAGGTGGTGTCGGAGTACACCCCGAGCGGCGACCAGCCCACCGCCATCGCCCAGCTCGCCGAGCGCATCCAGGCCGGCGAGAAGGACGTCGTGCTCCTCGGTGCCACCGGCACCGGCAAGTCCGCGACCACCGCCTGGCTCATCGAGAAGCTCCAGCGTCCGACGCTCGTCCTCGCGCCCAACAAGACGCTGGCCGCCCAGCTCGCGACGGAGTTCCGCGAGCTGCTGCCGAACAACGCGGTCGAGTACTTCGTGTCGTACTACGACTACTACCAGCCCGAGGCGTACATCGCGCAGTCGGACACCTACATCGAGAAGGACTCCTCGATCAACGAGGAGGTCGAGCGGCTGCGGCACTCCGCCACGAGCTCCCTGCTGACGCGGCGGGACGTCGTGGTGGTGGCGAGCGTGTCCTGCATCTACGGCCTGGGCACGCCGCAGGAGTACGTCGACCGCATGGTCACGCTGAACGTGGGCGACCAGGTGGACCGCGACCAGCTCCTGCGCCAGTTCGTGACGATGCAGTACTCCCGCAACGACATGGCGTTCACCCGCGGCACGTTCCGCGTCCGCGGCGACACCGTGGAGATCATCCCGGTGTACGAGGAGCTCGCGATCCGCATCGAGTTCTTCGGCGACGAGATCGAGGCGATCGCGACGCTGCACCCGCTCACGGGTGACGTCGTGCGCTCGGAGCAGCAGGTGCACGTGTTCCCGGCGACCCACTACGTCGCGGGTCCCGAGCGCATGGAGCGCGCGATCGCGAGCATCGAGGCCGAGCTCGAGGAGCGGCTCGCCGAGCTGGAGCGGCAGAACAAGCTGCTCGAGGCGCAGCGCCTGCAGATGCGGACGACCTACGACATCGAGATGATGCGCCAGGTCGGGTCGTGCTCCGGCATCGAGAACTACTCGCGGCACATCGACGGCCGTGCCCCCGGCTCGGCGCCGAACACCCTGCTCGACTACTTCCCGGAGGACTTCCTCCTGGTGATCGACGAGTCGCACGTGACGGTCCCGCAGATCGGGGCGATGTTCGAAGGCGACATGTCCCGCAAGCGCAGCCTCGTGGACCACGGCTTCCGCCTGCCGAGCGCGACGGACAACCGCCCCCTGCGGTGGGAGGAGTTCGTCGAGCGCATCGGGCAGACGGTGTACCTCTCCGCGACGCCGGGGAGCTACGAGCTGTCGATGGCGGACGGCGTGGTGGAGCAGATCATCCGTCCGACGGGTCTGGTGGACCCCGAGGTCGTCGTGAAGCCGACCCAGGGGCAGATCGACGACCTGCTCGGGGAGATCCGCGACCGCGTCGACCGCGACGAGCGCGTCCTGGTCACGACGCTGACCAAGAAGATGGCGGAGGACCTGACCGACTACCTGCTGGAGAAGGACGTCCGGGTCCGGTACCTGCACTCCGAGGTGGACACGCTGCGGCGCGTCGAGCTGCTGCGCGAGCTGCGGATGGGGCAGTTCGACGTGCTCGTCGGCATCAACCTGCTCCGTGAGGGCCTCGACCTGCCGGAGGTCTCGCTGGTCGCGATCCTCGACGCCGACAAGGAGGGCTTCCTGCGCTCGGGCACCTCGCTCATCCAGACGATCGGACGTGCGGCGCGCAACGTCTCCGGTCAGGTGCACATGTACGCCGACCGGATCACGCCGGCGATGGCCAGCGCGATCGACGAGACGAACCGGCGGCGCGAGCGGCAGATCGCCTACAACCGCGAGCACGGCATCGACCCGCAGCCCCTGCGCAAGCGCATCAACGACATCACGGACCTGCTCGCGCGGGAGGACGCCGACACCGCGGAGCTGCTCGGCGGCGCGGGACGCCAGGCGAGCCGCGGCAAGGCGCCCGTGCCCGGGCTGGGGTCGAAGGGCGGTGGCGACGACCGCACGCGCCTCGTCGGGGCGGCGGCCGGCGAGCTCGCCGACCTCATCCAGCAGCTCACCGAGCAGATGCACGCCGCCGCGGCGGAGCTCCAGTTCGAGCTCGCGGCCCGGCTGCGCGACGAGATCTCGGGGCTCAAGAAGGAGCTCCGGCAGATGCACGCCGCCACCGCCTGA
- a CDS encoding TerC family protein: MDVPGWVWAITVGGILVMLAVDYVGHVRSPHEPTLRESAWWSAGYVGVALLFGVLVWAFAGGQYGGEYFAGYITEKSLSVDNLFVFVLIMASFRVPRLYQQKVLLIGITIALVLRTVFIFVGAALIENLSWIFYVFGAFLLYTAWSQIRSGSEDDDEYTENAALRLTRRLFRTTDDYVEDKMVVRRDGVRLITPMLIVMVAIGTADIIFAVDSIPAIFGLTQETYLVFAANAFSLLGLRQLFFLIDGLLDKLVYLSYGLGAILAFIGVKLVIHALHTNEVPFVNGGEHVEVIPEISTPVSLGFIVVTLAVTTVLSLRRTRRDARASALNHASKQEAQLGVHLDGPVEDAEGRRP, from the coding sequence GTGGACGTTCCCGGCTGGGTGTGGGCCATCACGGTCGGCGGCATCCTCGTGATGCTCGCCGTCGACTACGTGGGGCACGTGCGCTCGCCGCACGAGCCGACGCTGCGCGAGTCCGCGTGGTGGTCGGCCGGCTACGTCGGCGTCGCCCTGCTGTTCGGCGTCCTCGTGTGGGCGTTCGCCGGCGGGCAGTACGGCGGTGAGTACTTCGCGGGCTACATCACCGAGAAGAGCCTGTCGGTCGACAACCTCTTCGTGTTCGTCCTCATCATGGCGAGCTTCCGCGTGCCGCGGCTGTACCAGCAGAAGGTGCTGCTCATCGGCATCACGATCGCGCTCGTGCTGCGGACGGTGTTCATCTTCGTCGGCGCGGCGCTGATCGAGAACCTCAGCTGGATCTTCTACGTCTTCGGCGCGTTCCTGCTGTACACGGCCTGGTCGCAGATCCGCTCGGGCAGCGAGGACGACGACGAGTACACCGAGAACGCCGCGCTGCGGCTGACGCGGCGCCTGTTCCGCACCACGGACGACTACGTCGAGGACAAGATGGTCGTGCGCCGCGACGGCGTGCGCCTCATCACCCCGATGCTCATCGTCATGGTCGCCATCGGGACGGCGGACATCATCTTCGCGGTCGACTCGATCCCCGCGATCTTCGGGCTGACCCAGGAGACGTACCTCGTCTTCGCCGCGAACGCGTTCTCGCTGCTCGGCCTGCGGCAGCTGTTCTTCCTCATCGACGGCCTGCTCGACAAGCTCGTGTACCTGTCCTACGGGCTGGGGGCCATCCTCGCGTTCATCGGCGTCAAGCTCGTCATCCACGCCCTGCACACCAACGAGGTGCCGTTCGTCAACGGGGGCGAGCACGTCGAGGTGATCCCCGAGATCTCGACCCCGGTCTCGCTCGGGTTCATCGTGGTGACGCTCGCGGTCACCACGGTCCTCTCGCTGCGCCGCACCCGGCGGGACGCGCGCGCCAGCGCGCTGAACCACGCGTCCAAGCAGGAGGCGCAGCTCGGCGTGCACCTCGACGGGCCGGTCGAGGACGCCGAGGGCCGCCGTCCGTGA
- a CDS encoding 6-phosphofructokinase — translation MRVGLLTGGGDVPGLNAAIRAVVKRGEGEHGHSIIGFRNGWKGVVDGDVMPLTRQHIRNVLPVGGTLLGTARYHPHADDGGLDAALATLEAERIEALICIGGDGTLHAASRIAEAGVKIVGIPKTIDNDVWGTDASIGFDTAVSIATEAIDRVHTTAESHNRVMVVEVMGRHAGWIAVTSGIAGGAELVLAPEEPFDIDRVERFLKHRHRAHASFSILVVAEGAVPAEGTSMHYETQVGKFGEIVAGAIGERLKVEIERRTGFDTRVTVLGHTQRGGTPTAADRILASRFGVAAIDAVDAGTSGVMTALRGERVELVPIPEIAGKVKYVPEDLLRVARALA, via the coding sequence GTGCGTGTCGGACTGCTCACCGGCGGGGGCGACGTCCCCGGCCTGAACGCCGCCATCCGTGCCGTGGTCAAGCGCGGGGAGGGGGAGCACGGGCACTCGATCATCGGGTTCCGCAACGGGTGGAAGGGCGTGGTCGACGGCGACGTCATGCCGCTGACCCGCCAGCACATCCGCAACGTGCTGCCCGTCGGCGGCACCCTGCTCGGCACCGCGCGGTACCACCCGCACGCGGACGACGGCGGACTGGACGCCGCGCTCGCGACGCTGGAGGCCGAGCGGATCGAGGCGCTCATCTGCATCGGCGGTGACGGCACGCTGCACGCGGCGAGCCGGATCGCCGAGGCGGGCGTCAAGATCGTCGGCATCCCGAAGACCATCGACAACGACGTGTGGGGGACCGACGCGTCCATCGGGTTCGACACGGCGGTGAGCATCGCGACCGAGGCCATCGACCGCGTCCACACGACGGCGGAGTCGCACAACCGCGTGATGGTCGTGGAGGTGATGGGCCGCCACGCCGGGTGGATCGCGGTGACGTCCGGGATCGCGGGCGGCGCCGAGCTCGTCCTCGCCCCCGAGGAGCCGTTCGACATCGACCGGGTCGAGCGCTTCCTCAAGCACCGGCACCGCGCGCACGCCAGCTTCTCGATCCTCGTCGTCGCGGAGGGCGCGGTCCCCGCCGAGGGCACGTCGATGCACTACGAGACGCAGGTCGGCAAGTTCGGCGAGATCGTCGCCGGCGCCATCGGCGAACGGCTCAAGGTCGAGATCGAGCGGCGGACCGGCTTCGACACCCGGGTCACCGTGCTCGGGCACACGCAGCGCGGCGGGACGCCGACGGCGGCCGACCGGATCCTCGCGTCGCGGTTCGGCGTGGCGGCGATCGACGCGGTCGACGCCGGCACCTCCGGCGTGATGACGGCCTTGCGCGGCGAGCGCGTCGAGCTCGTGCCCATCCCGGAGATCGCTGGCAAGGTGAAGTACGTCCCGGAGGACCTCCTGCGGGTCGCGCGCGCCCTCGCCTGA
- the rpsA gene encoding 30S ribosomal protein S1: MNDIGSAEDFLAAIDATIKYFNDGDIVEGTIVKVDRDEVLLDIGYKTEGVIPSRELSIKHDVDPGEVVQVGDQVEALVLQKEDKEGRLILSKKRAQYERAWGTIERIKEEDGVVTGTVIEVVKGGLILDIGLRGFLPASLVEMRRVRDLQPYVGKEIEAKIIELDKNRNNVVLSRRAWLEQTQSEVRSTFLQTLQKGQVRPGVVSSIVNFGAFVDLGGVDGLVHVSELSWKHIDHPSEVVEVGQEVTVEVLEVDFDRERVSLSLKATQEDPWQAFARTHAIGQVVPGKVTKLVPFGAFVRVEDGIEGLVHISELAVRHVEIPEQVVQVGDDVFVKVIDIDLERRRISLSLKQANEGFDPESDDFDPALYGMAAEYDEQGNYKYPEGFDPTTNEWLEGFEAQREAWEAQYAAAHERWEAHRKQVAEANRADAEAGNESAGTGGAAPSTYSSSTEEVTGTLASDEALAALREKLTGN; this comes from the coding sequence GTGAACGACATCGGTTCGGCCGAGGACTTCCTGGCCGCGATCGACGCCACCATCAAGTACTTCAACGACGGTGACATCGTCGAGGGCACGATCGTCAAGGTCGACCGCGACGAGGTCCTCCTCGACATCGGCTACAAGACCGAGGGCGTCATCCCGTCCCGTGAGCTGTCGATCAAGCACGACGTCGACCCGGGCGAGGTCGTCCAGGTCGGCGACCAGGTCGAGGCCCTGGTCCTCCAGAAGGAGGACAAGGAGGGCCGGCTGATCCTGTCCAAGAAGCGGGCGCAGTACGAGCGCGCGTGGGGCACGATCGAGAGGATCAAGGAGGAGGACGGCGTCGTCACCGGCACCGTCATCGAGGTCGTCAAGGGCGGCCTCATCCTCGACATCGGTCTGCGTGGCTTCCTGCCCGCCTCGCTCGTCGAGATGCGTCGTGTCCGCGACCTCCAGCCGTACGTCGGCAAGGAGATCGAGGCGAAGATCATCGAGCTCGACAAGAACCGCAACAACGTGGTCCTGTCGCGCCGCGCGTGGCTCGAGCAGACGCAGTCCGAGGTCCGCTCCACCTTCCTGCAGACGCTGCAGAAGGGCCAGGTGCGCCCCGGTGTCGTCTCCTCGATCGTCAACTTCGGTGCGTTCGTCGACCTGGGCGGCGTGGACGGGCTCGTGCACGTCTCCGAGCTGTCCTGGAAGCACATCGACCACCCGTCCGAGGTCGTCGAGGTCGGCCAGGAGGTCACGGTCGAGGTGCTCGAGGTCGACTTCGACCGTGAGCGCGTCTCCCTGTCGCTGAAGGCGACGCAGGAGGACCCGTGGCAGGCGTTCGCCCGGACGCACGCCATCGGCCAGGTCGTGCCCGGCAAGGTCACGAAGCTCGTGCCGTTCGGTGCGTTCGTGCGCGTCGAGGACGGCATCGAGGGCCTCGTGCACATCTCGGAGCTGGCCGTGCGCCACGTCGAGATCCCCGAGCAGGTCGTGCAGGTCGGCGACGACGTCTTCGTCAAGGTCATCGACATCGACCTCGAGCGTCGCCGCATCTCGCTGTCGCTCAAGCAGGCGAACGAGGGCTTCGACCCCGAGTCGGACGACTTCGACCCCGCGCTGTACGGCATGGCGGCCGAGTACGACGAGCAGGGCAACTACAAGTACCCCGAGGGCTTCGACCCGACCACGAACGAGTGGCTCGAGGGCTTCGAGGCGCAGCGCGAGGCGTGGGAGGCCCAGTACGCGGCCGCGCACGAGCGCTGGGAGGCGCACCGCAAGCAGGTCGCCGAGGCGAACCGTGCGGACGCCGAGGCGGGCAACGAGTCGGCCGGCACCGGCGGTGCCGCCCCGTCGACGTACTCGTCGTCGACCGAGGAGGTCACCGGCACCCTCGCGTCGGACGAGGCGCTCGCCGCGCTCCGCGAGAAGCTCACGGGCAACTGA
- a CDS encoding ABC transporter permease, protein MTRLVLRRLALLVPTLFGLSILLFLWVRALPGGPATALLGERATPEAVERINELYGFDRPLPEQYVTWLGQLLQGNFGVSTRTNRPVLEEFLARFPATIELALVALLVAVGVGIPLGYLAARYQGRTVDHAAVVVSLLGVTVPVFFLAFLLKWLFAVQLGWFPSSGRQDPAMIATHPTGFYVLDGLLTREWDASWDAFLHLLLPAVALGSIPLAIIARITRASVIDVQHADYVRTARAKGLAGGHLRSRVILHNAMLPVSTTIGLQVGLLLSGAVLTETVFAYPGIGKFLSDAIFALDYAVLQGFILLIAVVYALVNLAVDVSYGLIDPRMRAR, encoded by the coding sequence ATGACCCGACTCGTCCTACGACGGCTCGCCCTGCTCGTCCCGACCCTGTTCGGGTTGTCGATCCTGCTGTTCCTGTGGGTGCGCGCTCTCCCGGGAGGGCCGGCGACGGCTCTCCTGGGGGAGCGCGCCACCCCGGAGGCGGTGGAGCGGATCAACGAGCTCTACGGCTTCGACCGACCCCTGCCCGAGCAGTACGTCACCTGGCTCGGCCAGCTGCTGCAGGGCAACTTCGGGGTCTCCACCCGCACCAACCGGCCGGTGCTCGAGGAGTTCCTGGCCCGGTTCCCCGCGACGATCGAGCTGGCCCTCGTGGCGCTGCTCGTCGCGGTCGGCGTGGGCATCCCGCTCGGGTACCTCGCCGCGCGCTATCAGGGCCGCACCGTCGACCACGCCGCGGTCGTCGTGTCCCTGCTCGGCGTGACGGTCCCCGTGTTCTTCCTGGCGTTCCTGCTGAAGTGGCTGTTCGCGGTCCAGCTCGGCTGGTTCCCGTCCTCCGGGCGGCAGGACCCCGCGATGATCGCGACGCACCCCACGGGCTTCTACGTGCTCGACGGCCTGCTCACCCGGGAGTGGGACGCCAGCTGGGACGCGTTCCTGCACCTGCTGCTGCCGGCGGTGGCCCTCGGGTCGATCCCGCTCGCGATCATCGCGCGCATCACGCGCGCGTCGGTGATCGACGTGCAGCACGCGGACTACGTGCGCACCGCCCGGGCCAAGGGCCTCGCCGGCGGGCACCTGCGCAGCCGCGTGATCCTGCACAACGCGATGCTCCCGGTGTCGACCACGATCGGCCTGCAGGTCGGTCTGCTGCTGTCCGGCGCGGTGCTCACCGAGACGGTGTTCGCCTACCCGGGCATCGGCAAGTTCCTGTCCGACGCGATCTTCGCGCTCGACTACGCGGTGCTGCAGGGCTTCATCCTGCTCATCGCGGTGGTCTACGCGCTGGTGAACCTCGCGGTGGACGTCTCCTACGGACTGATCGACCCGAGGATGAGGGCACGATGA
- a CDS encoding ABC transporter ATP-binding protein yields the protein MTTTSTGRGTGPGTPLLSIRDLEVTFRTEAGSAVAVRGASFDVHAGETVAVVGESGSGKSTTAAAVIGLLAGNGAVTGGSILFDGEDLTTLDDQAMHRLRGARIGMVPQDPMSNLNPVRRVGQQIDETLVDNGVVTGREVRARTVALLEEAGLPDAARRAQQYPHEFSGGMRQRALIAMGLAARPQLLIADEPTSALDVTVQRVILDGLTDLTDRLGVAVLLITHDLGLAAERADRIVVMYRGEVVEQGPARQLLTDPQHEYTRRLIAAAPSLASRRAELARAGADVTVAGAQDLLVAPAAHDAVADERPIVEVDHVSRVFRLRGKGLLGRSTDFTAVDDVSFVIPRGSTVAVVGESGSGKSTVAKMMLGLLAPTSGSIRFDGVDVTGKDRAAEVAFRRRVQPIFQDPYASLDPLFTIYRTIEEPLRAHGIGDGASRRARVRELMEQVALPADLLRRYPAELSGGQRQRVAIARALALEPELVVCDEAVSALDVIVQSQILRLLVELQERLGLSYLFISHDLAVVRQVADRVCVMQSGRLVEEGTVEEVFERPRTDYTRALLDAIPGRDLDLGRTA from the coding sequence GTGACGACCACGAGCACCGGCCGGGGCACGGGCCCCGGCACCCCGCTGCTGAGCATCCGCGACCTCGAGGTCACGTTCCGCACCGAGGCCGGGTCCGCCGTCGCCGTGCGCGGCGCGTCGTTCGACGTGCACGCGGGCGAGACGGTCGCCGTCGTCGGCGAGTCGGGCTCGGGCAAGTCGACGACCGCCGCAGCGGTCATCGGCCTGCTCGCGGGCAACGGCGCGGTGACCGGCGGCAGCATCCTGTTCGACGGCGAGGACCTGACGACGCTCGACGACCAGGCGATGCACCGCCTGCGTGGCGCGCGGATCGGCATGGTCCCGCAGGACCCGATGTCGAACCTCAACCCGGTCCGCCGGGTGGGGCAGCAGATCGACGAGACGCTGGTCGACAACGGCGTCGTGACGGGCCGCGAGGTGCGCGCGCGCACGGTGGCGCTGCTGGAGGAGGCGGGCCTGCCCGACGCGGCCCGACGGGCGCAGCAGTACCCGCACGAGTTCTCGGGCGGCATGCGCCAGCGCGCGCTCATCGCGATGGGGCTCGCGGCGCGCCCGCAGCTGCTCATCGCGGACGAGCCCACGTCGGCGCTGGACGTCACGGTGCAGCGCGTCATCCTCGACGGCCTGACGGACCTCACGGACCGGCTCGGCGTCGCGGTGCTGCTCATCACGCACGACCTCGGGCTCGCCGCGGAGCGCGCCGACCGCATCGTGGTCATGTACCGGGGCGAGGTCGTCGAGCAGGGCCCCGCCCGGCAGCTGCTCACCGACCCGCAGCACGAGTACACGCGCCGCCTCATCGCGGCGGCGCCCTCGCTCGCGTCCCGGCGCGCCGAGCTCGCGCGCGCCGGTGCGGACGTCACGGTCGCAGGCGCGCAGGACCTGCTGGTCGCGCCCGCGGCGCACGACGCGGTGGCGGACGAGCGCCCCATCGTCGAGGTCGACCACGTCTCCCGGGTCTTCCGGCTGCGTGGCAAGGGCCTGCTCGGACGGTCGACGGACTTCACGGCGGTCGACGACGTCAGCTTCGTCATCCCACGGGGCAGCACCGTCGCCGTCGTCGGCGAGTCGGGGTCGGGCAAGTCGACGGTCGCGAAGATGATGCTCGGCCTGCTGGCCCCGACGTCGGGGTCGATCCGGTTCGACGGTGTCGACGTGACGGGCAAGGACCGCGCCGCCGAGGTGGCGTTCCGGCGCCGGGTGCAGCCGATCTTCCAGGACCCGTACGCCTCGCTCGACCCGCTCTTCACGATCTACCGCACGATCGAGGAGCCGTTGCGTGCGCACGGCATCGGCGACGGCGCGTCGCGTCGGGCGCGGGTGCGTGAGCTCATGGAGCAGGTCGCCCTCCCCGCCGACCTGCTGCGGCGCTACCCGGCGGAGCTGTCCGGCGGGCAGCGCCAGCGCGTCGCCATCGCGCGGGCGCTCGCGCTCGAGCCGGAGCTCGTCGTCTGCGACGAGGCGGTCTCGGCGCTCGACGTCATCGTGCAGTCGCAGATCCTGCGGCTGCTCGTCGAGCTCCAGGAGCGGCTCGGCCTGTCGTACCTCTTCATCAGCCACGACCTCGCGGTCGTGCGCCAGGTGGCGGACCGGGTCTGCGTCATGCAGTCGGGCCGGCTCGTGGAGGAGGGCACGGTCGAGGAGGTCTTCGAGCGGCCGCGCACCGACTACACACGCGCGCTGCTGGACGCGATCCCGGGGCGGGACCTCGACCTCGGCCGCACGGCGTGA
- a CDS encoding VOC family protein encodes MDRRFQLTFDALDPQALGTFWTHVLGYVEEPPPEGFDDWESALRAWGMPEERWNDGYAIVDPAGEGPRIFLQRVPEGKTAKNRMHLDVGLPGGGPRGADPDRAGVRARAAELAELGGRVVGEFDEPGSGFWVVMQDPEGNEFCLV; translated from the coding sequence ATGGACCGCAGGTTCCAGCTCACGTTCGACGCGCTCGACCCGCAGGCCCTCGGGACCTTCTGGACCCACGTGCTGGGTTACGTGGAGGAGCCCCCGCCGGAGGGCTTCGACGACTGGGAGTCGGCGCTGCGTGCCTGGGGCATGCCGGAGGAGCGGTGGAACGACGGGTACGCGATCGTCGACCCCGCCGGCGAGGGACCGCGGATCTTCCTGCAGCGCGTGCCCGAGGGGAAGACCGCGAAGAACCGCATGCACCTCGACGTCGGGCTGCCCGGGGGCGGTCCGCGCGGCGCCGATCCGGACCGCGCGGGCGTGCGGGCCCGGGCGGCCGAGCTGGCGGAGCTGGGCGGTCGCGTCGTGGGGGAGTTCGACGAGCCGGGGTCCGGCTTCTGGGTCGTCATGCAGGACCCGGAGGGCAACGAGTTCTGCCTCGTCTGA
- the coaE gene encoding dephospho-CoA kinase, with translation MQRIGLTGGIAAGKSVAARRLASRGAVVVDHDVLAREAVAPGSAGLDAVVEAFGPDVLTDDGALDRPALARVVFSDPAARARLDAIVHPVVRRLAAEREAAAATADPSAVVVHDIPLLVETGQADRFHLVVVVHAPAVLRVERLVRLRGMDRGDAEARVGAQARDEARLAVADVVLDGTGGDADLERQVDDLWERLAVERAAEAEAGLT, from the coding sequence GTGCAGCGCATCGGTCTGACGGGCGGCATCGCCGCGGGCAAGTCGGTGGCGGCGCGGCGGCTCGCGTCGCGCGGCGCGGTGGTCGTCGACCACGACGTGCTCGCCCGTGAGGCGGTGGCACCGGGGTCGGCCGGGCTCGACGCCGTCGTGGAGGCGTTCGGGCCCGACGTCCTGACCGACGACGGCGCCCTCGACCGGCCGGCGCTGGCCCGGGTGGTGTTCTCCGACCCCGCGGCCCGCGCCCGGCTCGACGCGATCGTCCACCCGGTGGTGCGCCGGCTGGCCGCCGAGCGGGAGGCGGCCGCGGCGACGGCGGACCCGTCGGCGGTGGTCGTGCACGACATCCCGCTGCTCGTGGAGACCGGGCAGGCCGACCGGTTCCACCTCGTCGTCGTCGTGCACGCCCCGGCGGTCCTGCGCGTCGAGCGCCTGGTGCGGCTGCGCGGGATGGACCGTGGCGATGCGGAGGCACGGGTCGGTGCGCAGGCGCGCGACGAGGCCCGGCTCGCCGTCGCCGACGTGGTGCTCGACGGGACGGGCGGGGACGCCGACCTGGAGCGCCAGGTGGACGACCTGTGGGAGCGGCTCGCGGTCGAGCGGGCGGCCGAGGCGGAGGCGGGCCTCACCTGA